Proteins from one Podospora pseudoanserina strain CBS 124.78 chromosome 1, whole genome shotgun sequence genomic window:
- the CRE1 gene encoding carbon catabolite repressor protein (EggNog:ENOG503NX08; COG:K) → MQRTQSAVDFSSLLNPETTTERDQLSPQRQTQTQTQTQTPAVDVEMSVGLLRPNGPLPTGAQSADSTNELPRPYKCTMCDKAFHRLEHQTRHIRTHTGEKPHACHHPGCSKRFSRSDELTRHSRIHNNPNSRRGNKGHQHAGLVHRLQPDVMPPPQPKTIRSAPPTAISSPNVSPPHYHSYNFSPQPTLSPYHRNALGSQSGPDIQMLARAVGQVERDKMAPYGSRHAHFYGNGIATSRNPLMAGPSLHAYHISRPTHSHDDDDHYHNYRHAKRSRPNSPNSTAPSSPTFSHNSLSPTPDHTPLATPAHSPRLRPFGTELAPFRNLSLHSQVPALAPLEPQPEGQQFSQPIAQAPSRSGISLTDVINRPDGARKLPLPRMSVSDMLTPSDGYSLSGRNSTANSVAGDFL, encoded by the coding sequence ATGCAACGAACGCAATCTGCAGTGGACTTTTCCAGTCTACTGAACCCGGAGACAACAACAGAGAGGGACCAGCTTTCTCCCCAACGGCAGACGCAAACGCAAACGCAAACGCAGACTCCCGCCGTCGACGTCGAGATGTCTGTTGGATTGCTCCGTCCAAATGGGCCTTTGCCCACGGGCGCTCAGTCGGCTGACAGCACGAATGAGCTCCCCCGTCCTTACAAATGCACCATGTGTGACAAGGCTTTCCACCGCCTTGAGCACCAGACCCGTCACATCCGGACGCACACGGGCGAGAAGCCACACGCCTGCCATCACCCAGGCTGCAGCAAGAGGTTCTCGCGCTCAGATGAACTAACGAGGCACTCGAGGAtacacaacaaccccaactccaGGAGAGGGAACAAGGGACATCAGCACGCTGGTCTGGTTCACAGACTGCAGCCTGATGTCATGCCTCCACCGCAGCCCAAGACGATTCGCTCGGCTCCCCCGACCGCGATCTCTTCTCCCAATGTCTCGCCTCCTCATTACCACTCGTACAACTTCTCCCCTCAGCCTACGCTGAGCCCATACCACCGCAATGCTCTTGGTAGCCAGAGCGGTCCCGACATTCAGATGCTGGCGAGAGCTGTTGGTCAAGTCGAGCGGGACAAGATGGCCCCTTACGGCTCAAGACATGCTCACTTCTACGGCAACGGCATTGCCACATCAAGGAATCCCCTGATGGCCGGCCCTTCGCTGCATGCCTACCATATTTCTCGGCCCACTCACTCccacgatgacgacgaccatTATCACAATTACAGACACGCTAAGAGGTCGAGACCCAACTCGCCTAACTCCAccgctccttcttctcccacgTTTTCTCACAATTCACTCTCGCCAACTCCCGACCACACACCACTTGCCACGCCTGCCCACTCTCCGCGTCTCCGGCCGTTTGGAACCGAGCTCGCGCCGTTTCGCAATCTTTCTTTGCATAGCCAAGTTCCAGCGCTTGCTCCCCTTGAGCCGCAACCCGAAGGTCAGCAGTTCTCGCAGCCAATCGCGCAAGCGCCATCTCGCAGCGGCATTTCCTTGACCGACGTGATCAACCGTCCAGATGGAGCTCGCAAACTTCCACTTCCAAGGATGAGTGTCAGCGACATGCTCACGCCAAGTGATGGCTACAGCCTCAGTGGCAGAAACTCGACCGCCAACAGCGTTGCTGGAGATTTCTTGTAA